The genomic region CCTGCGCCTGGAGGCCGATCCGGGTTTCATACTGGAACAGATAACTGAGAACATTCCCCGGGAGTATGAAAGGCCAGAAGAAATTGAAAAAGCTTACGATGCCGTGGCTGAAGCCGATGTATATTTAGGTAGGGCTTTCCATACCCGGCATTATGGTTACTGGAAGTACACCTATGACCTGATGGGTCTGGGGGTGGCTCTGGCCAAGGATGAAACCTACAAGAAGTTCAGCCGATACGCCAGTTCCACATTCTACAGTAAACTATCCAAGAACCGGGCAAAACGGGACTTGAGAGATAGGGTGGCCACTAAAATGGGAGCCCGGCTCCACACCTCCCGGAAGGTGGCCATTGAGAATTTCCCTTACTTTGAGATAATGTTCCAGGGGGATGATCTGGCCCGCGAACTAGCTGAATACTTTGACCTGGACGATGCCGAGGTTAAACAATTTAGAAGCAGGAAGATAAAGAAGAAAAAGGTAAAGAAAGTTACCAAGACCAAAAAACCATCAGAAACCAAAAAAGCCGCTAAAGAGTCAACTCCATCCACCAAAAGTTTATCTTCCTCAAAAACTTCAGAAACAGTTACAGATAATGAAAAGGTTACCGGTAAAGAAAGAAGGTCTAAAGACACAGCTTCATCTGCAAAGAAGGTTTCAAAAGCAAAGGACTCTAAAAGCTCAGTTACGCCTAAAGATCCAAAAACAAGTACTAAAACTACTAAACCCCGAAAAAGGAAGAGTACTCCTTCTGAAAGTGCAGAATCTGGAGATAAAGATGATTCTGGAAAGTCGGAGTCCAAAGAAAAGGGAACCCAAACCTCCTTGTTTAGTTTTCAATAAAAAAAAATCCCTATTTTTTTATTTTTCCTTTCTTATTTTAAACAGGACTTTTTTTTAATAAACGGTTTTTTTTAATAAACCGTGAAACTGTTTACAATCTTATCCATATCTGCTTTGTTCTGATTCAGGTGACCCTTTTCCTGTGAAAGGAAAGTTATTTTATATAATTTTCCATTTTTAACAAATACTATATCAATTGACTCTGATACGAACTCTCCATCCCTAAATCCACTGTAGTAATTTAGTGAATCAATTTTATAACCGGTAGCGTTAGCTATTTGAATGGTTTCAACCGTGTAATCTGCACTGTGATTTCCCGTATTTTTAGGTTCCAGTTGCTGAGCTTTTTCATAGGCAGATAAATTAGTATCAACAGGTTTATAGACTATTACCTGGTCTCCATTTAGAAATTTGGCGGATACTATGTAAGAATAGTTATAACTACTGTTGTAGGAATGGTCCATCTTGTTAATATGTGCGAAATCATACAGGAAATTGTGAGAAAAGGATAGGTAGTCGCTTTTGTAGGAAAACCCATTATCAGTACCATAAGCTTCAAAGGGATGCAAATAACCAGAAATTAAACCATATACAGCTATAATAATAACAATACTCACCCATAACATCCTCACTTTTTCCATAGGCTCACCAATTCAACTTTCTTAACCCCAAAAAACCCAAGTCATATGTAACCAGCAAATTCATGTTTTTTAAACCCCTTTTAAACCGCAGCCCCCAATGTAAACAGTACCATCACCACCAGGAAGGTGTTGGCCACCGGATCAGTGATGCTGGTGGATAAGGGTATTACTATGTTATCCGGATCCAGGCCTCTACGGTAGGAAAATGTGTTCAAGTAGAAGGCAATTAGGAGCATTATGGGAGTGAGCATTAATCCCGCGGTGGTACTGATGAATACCATTTTATCCAGTCCCACTGATCCCGCACCAAAAAACAGTGATCCCAAGTAAGCCAGAATACCTATCAGGGGATAAATGATTATGGCCAGGATTATGATTATGGCAAAATTCCTCATTGCTCCTTCTGTAGGCCTCAAGGACGATTCTATGGAACCGATGTGTAATCCTGAAGATAACCGGGCCCCCAGGATGCTTACCAGGTCTCCACTTTCCCCGGAGAACAATGGGACCAAGGCTAGAATCCCAGGACTGCTTAAAATGGCTGAAAAGCTGCCGTTTAAGATGGTACCCGCAGTTGTTCCAAATATTGAGGATAGAAACAGGGTAGGGGTGCTGTGTATGATAATTTTCTTAAGATGGCTTCCCCTTTTGATTCCATAAATAAAGCCCATGATTCCAATTACAATAAATATTGCAAATAGAACTGTTTCGGTATACCCATTTTTTATCCATAACAGTAACTGTACAGCCAAAAGGATTGAAGGAATGGTAAAAAGGTCTCCAGAAGCTGCAATTAATGGAGTGGTTACGTTATCAGGGTCCCATCCATTTTCATAACTTTTGATGGAGATCAAAATGGTGGCCGGTAGAAGCAATGCCCCGGAAAATATTCCTCCCAGCACGGAGATAACAGTGAAATCCACGATGCTAATGCTTTCAAATCCCAGAAGAATGCAGAAAGCTTTAGCTGCAAATGCTAGGAAAATAGACATTATAATGGTTAGAATTATGGCCGAAATGATGTTCTGGTTTAAAACGGGTGATTTTTTCAGTTCCGGGGTTAAGGTACCAATATGGAGGTTTGAGCCTAATCTGGAACCTAATGCACCGAATATGTTCCCTCTCATCCCGATTGCTCCAGGGATAAGAACCAGAAGCCCCGGGAGTATCTCCAGAGTATTGGTCATTCCACTCAGTAGAATACCGGCGATTAAATCCCCGATAGCACATATAAAAAGAGCGGTGAATGTTTCCCCTAAAACCCGGGATACATCTTTGAAAAAATTAGTGAACTTATTGCTTATGGTAAACGGGACCTGGAGAAGTTGTAAAGACCTTTTGGAAACTAAGACAGCTAATCTTACCATCAAGTCGAGAATGATGTGTATTGAATCGCCAATCCTCTTCAGTAGTTTCTCCGTCCATTTCACCTAACCACCCTAAAATTACAGTAATGGCTGATTTTACGAAATCTTGTACCAACAATTGTTTGAAATCATTACCATTACTGATTATAACTTGATTTTCCGACATTTCTATCTTTTTTCATCCATTAAAGTGCTGGAATGTCCTCTTTAACTCTTTCCATTACTATCATTTCAGTCAAATCTTCAACACCGTCAATTGAGCGGACTTTTGAATTTATCAATTGATTTAAGTCCTCAATGCTCTTTACCCAGACTTTAATTAGAATGTCATATTCTCCAGATACACTGTAAACTTCAGACACTTCCGGAAGCCGGGAGAGTTCCTCTTTAACCAATTCATGTTTTTCAGACTCGGTCTGAATAATGATTATGGAAGTTATCTCCAGTCCAATCTTCTGCCAGTCCGGTATTAGAGTGTAACGTTTTATTATGTCTTTTTCCAATTTTTTAAGTCGATTAGATATGGTTGCATCGGGGACATCAATCTCTTTTGACATCTGCGATATTGTAATCCTCGAATTTTTAATTAAAGAACGGAGTATAGCTAAATCTACATCATCCATTTTTTCCAACACCTTATCATAATACAAAATAAGATATATCCACAGTACTTATAAAGGTTTGGGAATATTACCAAAAATATTAAAAAAAATGAGTATTTTTCTAAATTAACCGCCAGGATTTAGAAATTTCTAAAAATTTAACTTAAATAATTGTGAAAAAAATAGTTTAATAATGGATTAGATAGACTTCCACCCATCTAATCTTCTGTAAATTCTTCATATTCCAGATCTTCTAGCTTGGTTTCCCCACTGGCAAGTTGTGTGAGTAGAGATCCTCCAGTTTCATTCCCCTTGACTATTAGTGCATCTCCGGCAGAAATCATGGTGTTTTTGTCGGGTCCATAGATCCAGGATTCATTTCTCCTTATGGCGATAACTGTCATTCCCGTCCGGGTAGCAAGTAGAAGTTCTCCTAGAGATTTATCAATTAGCTCGGATCCCTCTGAGATTTTTACTCTCATTATGACTTCATCTGACTCTTCCATAACCATTTTGAAAACAGGGTGTGGTTTCATACCTTTTAAAACCAGGTCAGCTATATCTTTTGCAGAATCAGCTATGGTTTCTGCTGCTTCCCCCACCTCAAGGAGGGCAGTTAATTTTTCGGCATCCTCCACTGTCCTGGCAGCCAGGAGGGATTCTTTCTTAATTTCGTAATTAAGCCTATTAACTTTATTTTCAAGTTTTATAACTTCTTCTGCAGCATCTTTACTATTGAATAGTAATGCAGAATAAGCTAAATCAACCATTAATTCGGACATGTTCTTCATTTCAATTAAAATGTCCTTAATACTTTTAGGCACCTTTCATCCTCCAGATATTCTAGGTCTAATAAAAATATAATGTAAGTAGTATAATGTGAACACTTTAAAAACTTTTTTCATTAATCTCCCAAAAAACAGAGATATTTCAAAAACCTGATCTAAACGATTCAATATTTATATCCAAATATAAAAAAATAAAAAAAGGAAAATGGTTTTAAACACTCCCAGAACCTCTGTAATTTAAAAATAGCTGCTTTATTACGTGGATCATAATTTTAAAAGGATAACTGATTATTTTTTTTAATCTATCAAGGTAAAGCACATCAAAATAGGATAATAAATAGTTTCCACGTTTTTATTACGCGAACAAACAGCCAAAGTTATTAATCATAACAAACATTGATCATATAAAATATCATGAATAGGGTTACAGATAAATCATCCATTCATGGGATAATAATATTGAAGGGGAGCAAAACATGAAGAAGTCTAATTTTAAGTGGGAAAAAAGACTAGTGTGTCTATTAGTAGTGGGTATGGCCCTGATAATCACTGCCGGCTCATCATTTGCCACCAGTACCATCTATGTCAGCACACAGGGAAACGATGCATGGAATGGCCTGGCAGCTAACTACGATCCAGCAACAGGAAACGGGCCTAAAGCATCCATACAAAACGCAATTGACACAGTATCTGATAATGGAACAGTATCTGTGGCTGCAGGAACCTATTATGAAAACCTGTACATCAACAAGGATGTTTATCTAATGGGAGCCAGTCCTGACAGCACCATCATAGATGGTATGGCCAAAAATAGTGTTATAAGATTATTCGGATCTACCATGGAACCATTTAACCAGTTTGACCTTACCGTAAATGGATTCACCCTTACCAACGGAAACGGAACTTATGGTGGTGGAATCTACAATTATGGAGGCATTCTATTCCTGATAAACACCAAAATCACCGACAACCACGCCACTAACGGAGGAGGCCTCTATAATTACGGAACTGCCAGTGCAGACAGTGCAACCGTAATCACTGACAATACACCAGATAATCTTTATGGTTATCCCCTCACACCTCTGACCTCCAATGACCTTTCACAGGATGTACTCCCCTCAGTTGGTTGAATGGTGTCTTAAATAAAGGAGTTATATCCGATTCATAAATTTTTTTATCGAGAAAAGGGTTTACCTTTTCCTTTATTTCATTTTTTCAAAAATAGAAGTTTTATGTTGTTTTTAGATTACCTCAATCCCTCAAGTTTTCCTGAGAAATATAAAACGCAGAGCGCATCATCTTCTCCCTTACATCAGGAATGAATCCCTCCAGAAACACCAGCATCTCTCGGGGAAGGCTATCTTCATGTTCAAAACAACATTCTAAACCTTCAATCTTAATCCATGACTCAATCCATGATATTGGAACATTTATCAAGGGATAAATCAGCTTCAGCCCTCCGTTAACAGTTTGAGAACTTAAAAGCTCCAATTTCTCCCCTTCAAGCATGAGCTCTAATATGTGTTCTACCTCCCCATCCAGGGTGAGGGGCAGTGCCACACTACCGGCACCTATCTGTTCCCCCTGAAACTGGAAAGAATCTACCCAGTCATCCCTCTTGCCCTCCTGATCCCTAATGAACAACTCCACCCCATATTTACGGGTGTAGGGTTCCAGAATAGTATACAATGTAAAATTAACACAACTTCCAGAATCAAAGAGTAATATCTTATCACGGGGGTTCAGCGCATCTTTAAGCACCCTTGAGGCACGGGTGCAGATCTTCTGGAATATCTTGGAACGATGAACCTCAAAATTGGGATACTCCCCTAAAAAAAGTTCTTCCTTTTTGCGTGAAAACCGGGATAATTTCAGATTGTTAATGTAAACCCTCTCACCAACTATACTGACAAATCTGGTTTCCACACCATTTTTCTGGAGGAATCGGACCACTTCTTGTTTCATTGTCATGAATTATAACCTGCAATTTTTGGTCATTACGAGAATTAGGTGACCTAATGTATTATAATGAGTTTTTTATTAAGGGGATTAGATAAACTTATACCCAGACAGGTTATGTAACCAAGATTGTTAGGTAAACAATTTTAGAGGGGCTTGTTATGTTTAAGATCTTCGGACGTAAATCTGATGAGAGAGGAGAGGGGGAATTTCTGGAAATAGCAGTAACTGAACCAGTGGACTGTCTGGGTGACTTTACCTTCAACTTCCACTGGCAGCACCAGGGGGAGAAACTGGACCCCAGCTGGAAGATCCCCGGGAACGATTTAACCTTTGGGGAAGTGGTGGATCATCTCAAAAATGGAGGTAATGTCCGTATTAATGGAGATGCCGGTCATCGCCTGGGCAGCAGTATGGGTGTGGACCTCCAGTACTTCGGGGGAAGCGGCAGTGACCTCCCAGTGGGGGATATTTATGTGGAAGGGGATGTAGACACCCGTATGGGAATAAGCATGACCCGGGGCAGCATCTATGTAAAGGGTCAGGTAAAAGAGCCCATGGGGAATGTGGTTGAGGTTAAGTCCCGTCAGAATGGCTACCGGCAGTTTAGAAGTATAACCGATATAGTGTCCAATGGATTGGATGGTGACAAAGTAATAGGTTGCCAGTTTGCCGGGAAGAAGTTCATAATCCATGATGGTACCGTAAAGGACACGGTGGGGGCCCGTTTAAATGTTGATGTGGACATAGTTAAAAAGGGAGATGTTGATCTTTCCACTGGCATACTCATGCGCCAGGGAAGCATCCGAATACAGGGAAATACTGGAAAAAACACTGGGGCGCTTTTAAACGGTGGCACAATAATCATCGAGGGAAATACCGACGATTTCACGGCTATTGATATGATAAAAGGAACTATTATTGTTAATGGAGATGCCGGTAAGTTTTTAGCCGCCAACAAGAAAAATGGAATGATTCTAGCTAAAAAGGGAAGTCCAATCCCACCAGCAAGTGAAAAATCTCTCCAGAATGAGGATCAACAGTTACTGATAAGTAATGGTTTTAATCCCCATGATTTTAAGAAGTTTGAGTAAATATATCTTAAGTCTCTGGGAAAATAAGAATTGGCCGAAAATACGGATTATATTATAATTTAAAGTTATAGGAAATTATTATAAAAGAAAAAGAGAAGCAAATGCCCTTTTTTAGGCCTCCCAGTGAAGATGATGCTTTTCGAACTGTTTTTCCAGTACTATCACCAGGATAAACCCCACTATTCCGGCAATGATTACCGGGATAAATGAATCCATAGTGGTGGTAATCTTCTCATAGGGTAATCGCAGGGTTCCCACCATTAGACCCACCAGGAAAGCCATGGTCACTGATTTATGGTGCTCCAGAAGATAGTTCAGTATACGTGAGAATGATAATATACCAATCAAGGCACCCAGACAAAAGGTGAAAATATCCGCGAATTTAAGCTGGTTTAAGGCCGCCAGCATGTATTCGTACTGGTTTAGAAGGAGCAGCAGAAATGCTCCCGAGATACCTGGAAGAATCATGGCACATATGGCCACCATTCCCGACAGGAATATTATGGGTAGGGTATGATTGGCCTGTATGGGGTTTAATCCCACAAAGATTATGGCAAAAACCAATCCAATAAGCAGAAATACAATGTTTTTTAAATTGAGCTCATCAACATGTTTGTAAACAAAACCTGCCGATGCTAAGATAAGGCCAAAGAAAAAGGCAAATGTAGGTGCAGTGTACACCGTTAACATTACAGTCATGATCTTGGACATGGTTAAAACTGCCAAACCTATTCCTGCCAGTAAGGGTATGAATAAATTGAAATCCCATTTTTTCAGTTCTTCCTTGGACCTGGCAAAATCACCCTTCAGGGCGGCTATTAAAAAATTGGCGTTTATCTGGCTGATAGCATGGACCAACCTCTGGTAAATACCGGTGATCAGGGCCATGGTCCCCCCTGAAACTCCGGGGATCACATCGGCGGTACCCATTAATAATCCACGTAGAAATATTAAAATAGTATCCCGGTAAATCTTTATTTTACGCATGAAATATCTCCTGTGTGTCAAATTATAATACTGAATTAGTTAACTTGCTTGATTATTTATTTAAATCTATTAAATATTCAATTATCCTTAATCTATTAATAGATTATCCAATTGATAAAATTTATAAAAACACCAGAGGTTTGTTTTTTAATGTTCAGTTTAGTAGAATTTTTAAGCCAAACAGCAATCCATTTAATAGAATCATTAGGTTACTGGGGTGTTTTCCTGGGTATGACCATTGAAAGCGCCTGCATACCCCTCCCCAGTGAAATTATAATGCCCTTTGCCGGTTACGTGGTGTGGGAAGGTAAAATGACCCTCTGGGGAATCACCCTGGTGGGTGCCCTGGGAAACCTTTTCGGTTCACTCATTGCCTATTGCGTGGGACTGAAGGGTGGGAGACCGTTACTGGAGAAGTACGGTAAATATATTCTCATAAGCGAAAGTAAACTGAACCTGGCTGATGAATGGTTTGAAAAATACGGTCACGAAGCAGTGCTCATCAGCAGAGTACTCCCTGGAGTCCGGACATTTATCTCTCTTCCAGCGGGAATTACCCGTATGGATCTGAAAAAATTTATCTGTTACACCTTCTTTGGATCCATTCCCTGGTGCCTGGCCCTGGGATATGTGGGAGTACTTATGGGCCCCAACTGGACAACCTTAAAGGGTTATTTCCATTACCTGGATATCATCGTAGCTATTGGTGTTGTGGTGTTCTTAGCATACCTTATTTACCATTACCGTGGGAAAGAACACATTGAATAAACCAGTCCTACCATTTTTAAATTTTTAATTACCCTAAAAAAGTCAGCTGCAAATTTTTTTATGTTACGTATTAAATCCTATTTTTTAAAAAAATTGATATATTTATATAGTAGGATCCTTACTATTAATCGCTGAATAAAATAAAATCAGGAATTATTATGAAGGCAGGTGTATATAAGTGAAAAGATTTTGGCTAACACTGCGCATTTGGTTAGCTACTGCACTGCTATTTGCTGTGCTTTATGCCATAATAGCGGTTATTTGCACATTTTTGGGCTTTGGAACACCCTTAATATTTGCCATAATGTCAATTGTGGTGGTGTTCGCCCAGTACATGCTAGGTCCCTCCATGGTGGAACGGGTTATGCACGTGCGTTACGTGTCACCCCAGGAAGCACCCAATCTACATGCCATGATCGATGAACTGGCCATGAACGCCGGAATACCTAAACCAAAGGTAGGTGTGGCGGAAACCACCATCCCCAATGCATTTGCATTCGGAAGAACCAAAAAAGATGGAAGGGTCTGTGTCACCCGGGGTATTCTGAACATCCTGGATGAAGAGGAGTTAAAAGCAGTTCTAGGACACGAAATTAGCCATATACGTCACAATGACATGGCGGTTATGACCCTCATCAGTGTGGTGCCCCTTATCTGTTACTGGATATTCATCAGCACTCTCTTTGGAGACAGTGACAGTGATGCCGGAGTAATTGGAATCGTAGCCCTGGTAGGATATCTATTGGGTCAGTTACTGGTCCTTTTCGTGAGCAGAGTCCGGGAGTACTATGCCGATCAGGGAAGTGTGGAAATTGGGGGTAAACCCCACAAGCTGGCCAGTGCCCTTTACAAACTGGTATACGGATCAGTTAACCTGGATAAAAGACAGGTAAAGGAAGTGGAAGGAGTTAAAGCATTCTTTGTCAACGATATCTCCGATGCCCACAATGAAATAAGTGATCTTGAACAGCTGGATCTGGATATGGACGGAAGTATCAGCGAAATGGAACTAGCCGAACTCCGTAACATGAAAACCAGCATAGGCACCGGTAGTAAAATCATGGAATTACTTTCCACCCACCCTAACATGGTAAAACGGGTTAAACGTTTAGCAGAGCTAAGCAACACCTAATTACCATCCATTTTTTTATTTAAAAACAAAGTTCCATAAAAACAAGAACTAAATTTTGACCATTTAATTGATATAATTATTCAGAATTCCTAATTTTATAAAAAAATAACTAATTTCATAAAAAAAGAAAAATAGAGTGATGAATCCACTCTAAAACCAAAAATTCGAAGTTAATACTCTTTTACTATCCCCACCACATCGCTTCGAGGAAGCCAGGTGTCCAGTGGTCTTTTTTCAACGGTAACTACTTGTTTCACCCCGTTTATTACTCGCACCTGGTTGCTGACTATTTCCACCTGACGGTTGTCACTTTTAAGGTAAACCTGGCTGCCGTTGAGCTCAGCCACCCTCTTTACAATGAGATTGTATTCCGGGTGCTTGGCCACGACCAGATCGCCGACTTTAAAGTCACTGGTCTTCAACACGATTATTTCCTGTCCATCCTGCAGTGTAGGTACCATGGATGTTCCTTTAACTGTGGCCGGCATGGGTAGCTGGTTTTCCCCAAACTGGGATGTTACCTTCACTTTTACCGTGTAGTTGTATTTGCTGGCAATGTTCTGCATATCGGTCTGTATGGAGCCTACGCTACTATCCACATCCTGAACATCCACCAGGGCCTTTTCCTTCATTTCATCCAGCATGGCCTCCGGAACAAAAAACGATGAAGTTTTAATGGTCACGGCAGTTCCATTGGTATCCACCGTGATTCCAGTGGCACTGGAAGGGAGGGACATTATAACTGCAGCACCGGCTACCAGTAAAACTACCAATAATCCAATGAGTCCCAGTATTCCAATTTTGGCTTTCAATTAATAATCACCAGCCATTAGTGTGTCAATAATTTCCTTTGTATCGTTAAGATCCAGTTGTCCCGGTGCAGACCCACCATCCAGTGATGCATAGGTGAGTGGAGATCCTAAAAGGGGTGCTACTACCCGGGTGTATCTGCCCAGTTCCCCCATTGCTATGCCAATGGTGTTATCATTCTGGTTTACTACCTCCAGTACATTTAGGGTATCCTGCCTGTTCTGGGGCATCACCGAGAACTTGGCTATGGCTCCCAGTTCCCTCTCCCTCCTTACAATTTCCAGAAGTTCGTTGCGGGGAGGAGTTCTCTCAAAATCATGAAAAGATATAATAGCTGATTTAGTGGCCCTAATGACTTCAGAACGTAATTTTTCATTGGTTTGAAGTTCAATATCCACATAGTCCGCATAATCGGCAGCTTCTACCAGTATACCAGTTCTTTCCGATTCAGATCCCATGAAGTATCCTCCCTCTTCTCTCATTCTGTTGGTGGCAATTATAGGATGGTTTATTTCCTCCATTAGATGGGTTACACTTTGTGGATCATTATCCAGAAGGGCATCAATGCGAAGTTCCACCAGGTCAGCACCCAATTT from Methanobacterium formicicum harbors:
- a CDS encoding replication factor C large subunit — its product is MLWTEKYSPQTMKDVLGNKKAIEEIENWVESWDHGEAQKCILLVGPPGTGKTTLAHLVAREFSDHIELNASDKRSYDIIMNTIGEASASVSLFGQGGRKLIILDEVDGLHGNEDRGGIRAINKIIKEGHHPMIMMANDLYSKRIQSLKSKCQLIKINKVHTNSIVALLKRICVKEGVDFEEHVLRTLAKRSRGDLRSAINDLQVIAQGKDSITSDDLKAVAEKDDINNIFDSVRTVLKSKNPKRIKDALRLEADPGFILEQITENIPREYERPEEIEKAYDAVAEADVYLGRAFHTRHYGYWKYTYDLMGLGVALAKDETYKKFSRYASSTFYSKLSKNRAKRDLRDRVATKMGARLHTSRKVAIENFPYFEIMFQGDDLARELAEYFDLDDAEVKQFRSRKIKKKKVKKVTKTKKPSETKKAAKESTPSTKSLSSSKTSETVTDNEKVTGKERRSKDTASSAKKVSKAKDSKSSVTPKDPKTSTKTTKPRKRKSTPSESAESGDKDDSGKSESKEKGTQTSLFSFQ
- a CDS encoding magnesium transporter, yielding MKWTEKLLKRIGDSIHIILDLMVRLAVLVSKRSLQLLQVPFTISNKFTNFFKDVSRVLGETFTALFICAIGDLIAGILLSGMTNTLEILPGLLVLIPGAIGMRGNIFGALGSRLGSNLHIGTLTPELKKSPVLNQNIISAIILTIIMSIFLAFAAKAFCILLGFESISIVDFTVISVLGGIFSGALLLPATILISIKSYENGWDPDNVTTPLIAASGDLFTIPSILLAVQLLLWIKNGYTETVLFAIFIVIGIMGFIYGIKRGSHLKKIIIHSTPTLFLSSIFGTTAGTILNGSFSAILSSPGILALVPLFSGESGDLVSILGARLSSGLHIGSIESSLRPTEGAMRNFAIIIILAIIIYPLIGILAYLGSLFFGAGSVGLDKMVFISTTAGLMLTPIMLLIAFYLNTFSYRRGLDPDNIVIPLSTSITDPVANTFLVVMVLFTLGAAV
- a CDS encoding Lrp/AsnC family transcriptional regulator, encoding MDDVDLAILRSLIKNSRITISQMSKEIDVPDATISNRLKKLEKDIIKRYTLIPDWQKIGLEITSIIIIQTESEKHELVKEELSRLPEVSEVYSVSGEYDILIKVWVKSIEDLNQLINSKVRSIDGVEDLTEMIVMERVKEDIPAL
- a CDS encoding potassium channel family protein, producing the protein MKNMSELMVDLAYSALLFNSKDAAEEVIKLENKVNRLNYEIKKESLLAARTVEDAEKLTALLEVGEAAETIADSAKDIADLVLKGMKPHPVFKMVMEESDEVIMRVKISEGSELIDKSLGELLLATRTGMTVIAIRRNESWIYGPDKNTMISAGDALIVKGNETGGSLLTQLASGETKLEDLEYEEFTED
- a CDS encoding DUF368 domain-containing protein, with translation MRKIKIYRDTILIFLRGLLMGTADVIPGVSGGTMALITGIYQRLVHAISQINANFLIAALKGDFARSKEELKKWDFNLFIPLLAGIGLAVLTMSKIMTVMLTVYTAPTFAFFFGLILASAGFVYKHVDELNLKNIVFLLIGLVFAIIFVGLNPIQANHTLPIIFLSGMVAICAMILPGISGAFLLLLLNQYEYMLAALNQLKFADIFTFCLGALIGILSFSRILNYLLEHHKSVTMAFLVGLMVGTLRLPYEKITTTMDSFIPVIIAGIVGFILVIVLEKQFEKHHLHWEA
- a CDS encoding DedA family protein → MFSLVEFLSQTAIHLIESLGYWGVFLGMTIESACIPLPSEIIMPFAGYVVWEGKMTLWGITLVGALGNLFGSLIAYCVGLKGGRPLLEKYGKYILISESKLNLADEWFEKYGHEAVLISRVLPGVRTFISLPAGITRMDLKKFICYTFFGSIPWCLALGYVGVLMGPNWTTLKGYFHYLDIIVAIGVVVFLAYLIYHYRGKEHIE
- a CDS encoding zinc metalloprotease HtpX, which translates into the protein MKRFWLTLRIWLATALLFAVLYAIIAVICTFLGFGTPLIFAIMSIVVVFAQYMLGPSMVERVMHVRYVSPQEAPNLHAMIDELAMNAGIPKPKVGVAETTIPNAFAFGRTKKDGRVCVTRGILNILDEEELKAVLGHEISHIRHNDMAVMTLISVVPLICYWIFISTLFGDSDSDAGVIGIVALVGYLLGQLLVLFVSRVREYYADQGSVEIGGKPHKLASALYKLVYGSVNLDKRQVKEVEGVKAFFVNDISDAHNEISDLEQLDLDMDGSISEMELAELRNMKTSIGTGSKIMELLSTHPNMVKRVKRLAELSNT
- a CDS encoding S24/S26 family peptidase, translating into MKAKIGILGLIGLLVVLLVAGAAVIMSLPSSATGITVDTNGTAVTIKTSSFFVPEAMLDEMKEKALVDVQDVDSSVGSIQTDMQNIASKYNYTVKVKVTSQFGENQLPMPATVKGTSMVPTLQDGQEIIVLKTSDFKVGDLVVAKHPEYNLIVKRVAELNGSQVYLKSDNRQVEIVSNQVRVINGVKQVVTVEKRPLDTWLPRSDVVGIVKEY
- the aroD gene encoding type I 3-dehydroquinate dehydratase, producing MTPKPLICVPILKKDREDVLKVATEAIKLGADLVELRIDALLDNDPQSVTHLMEEINHPIIATNRMREEGGYFMGSESERTGILVEAADYADYVDIELQTNEKLRSEVIRATKSAIISFHDFERTPPRNELLEIVRRERELGAIAKFSVMPQNRQDTLNVLEVVNQNDNTIGIAMGELGRYTRVVAPLLGSPLTYASLDGGSAPGQLDLNDTKEIIDTLMAGDY